Genomic segment of Mytilus edulis chromosome 12, xbMytEdul2.2, whole genome shotgun sequence:
ATGCAATTCATTATTGCATGTTGTTTATCATGTGATAGATTAAGATGTATGTACACATGTACCTGTAATGAAAAAATACACATGTATGAGCATTTTATGAagtgtacatgtacaataaatgATCATTTCATACATCATATGTTATTTACACAAAACATCATgtataaaaataagtataaatcAGCTGATAGAaagctttaaataaaattaaaaatgattattgAAAATTCAAAGCATTTCAATTGTTCAGTATACATACATGAACAATGCATGTGTAGCACTGAATTGAGAGTTCTTGGGCTTTGTTTACAgcatacattgtacatacatgcattttatatttaTGCATAAATTAAAAACTTTGTTCCTTTTCTCTTTTAGGTGTTCCCAATAACTCGATACAGAGAAATCTTGGCAGCATATTGGCAAGTGGATTGCCATGAGAATCTTAGCAGCATTTCTGAGATTATTCTTGGAGAAACCAAAGCATATGTTATATTTGAAAAACATTATGGTGATCTTCATTCCTACGTCCGCCAGAGAAAACGGCTGAAGGAGGAGGAAGCTCATAGATTGTTTGAACAAATTGTTTCCGCTGTGGAATATTGTCACAGTAATGGAATAGTGCTACGAGATCTCAAACTAAGAAAGTTTGTCTTCAAAAATCCTGAACGGTAAGTTTATTTTTGAACATGACGATTTTTGGTTTACTTTTGCTTGGTCAAGACAATCAAATGTATACCCCTGCCCTTGTCTAATGGATACTGAACCTTTATTCACCAAGAAAATCTGACATACTGAATGCTTGAAATAGAAATCGTACAAAAAGAAAAACTATAAACTGAATTATAAAATAGTTCAGTAACTTCCTGATTGCAGGCTATTTATTGAAATCTACTCCAAACAGATCAATGGCGGTTGTTAGATTTGCAAAATCAATGATACTTTTTATCAAATAGGTTATGGGGAAGTGTAGGTAGATTTACAAATAGAAATGTTTCTGTCTGATAACATTTATTTTTGGTATAGATTGTTTTAATGTAATTAAGTATATCCTACAtatcaacattatttttattatcaaaccTACCAGCACAGTACCTTATTGACGTTTTACCTACTACAACATATTTAATGTAATATAAAGTAGGTGTAACAATATATCAGATGAGATTATGTACAACACGATTTTGCAGCTCCACCCAATCATTTAAACACAGGATAATAAAAAGAAAGGCCTTTACTATTAAATCTGTATTTATGTATTAGACACACCCAAAGTTTAAACCCATTTCCTTTAACAACAATTCAGGCAAGAAATATgatgaataaattttgtttacattagTGAATACACATGTACATTGTTGTAAACAAATTAAATGGCCATTGCCACTTGTCAGTTGTAAACAGGAAATGTAAAGGTTTAAACATGTACACACAgaaataaacatgaaattaacatgtataatatataggCATGTATATTTCCTTGAATGTCAGATATTAGGGTTGGTGTTTATATGTCTAATTTGGCAGGTCTCCACAAGTTTATCTATTTAGTTTACTTTAGAGGTgaaattaatttgtatattacatgtacaagtaCATTTCACTGACCATTATCAGGTCATAAAATTTTGCTGGGATAGGACATTTTTAATGGGGAGGATTTGGTTAACCATGTACATATACAAATCTATTTTTATGAACATTAATTATGTTATGTATTCTATAAATAAGAGTAGTATGTATATCTTTGTGGCCTAAATCATGTTAATTGAATATAGAcagaatttttaaaatgtaatttgaaaTTGTAAAGCTAAGCATTGAAAAATGCATGTTTTATTATCgaaattttatgattaatttgATTCAATCTGATTTGGTCATCCAAATTTTATCAATTGTACTAAATGTACTTCAATGGTTTAGTTGTTCTTACGAAAGGTCAACTGTCAGTGtcataaattaatgtaaaaatatcattttttttaaaccttgaaaatggaatttcaaaatttatgacaTTGAAATTAACATATTGGaatttgtattgtatatttaatCATGTGACTCATTGGGAGTTTCctgtattattgtattttttgcaATGAATAACAACGTTTGACCTATTTTATGTAATGCATCACTTGCATTAAATCATCCAGAATTAGCAGTTCTTTCTGTATTTTAGAGAAAATTATAAGTTAATTACCTTGCATATATACTATAGCATACATTTATAAATGCCATTTCTGCAGAGTTGTGCTTTAATATCATGAAGATGTGCATAGAAACTTCCTTTAAAAATTTTGCAACCATATTtgaacagtttatttttttttatttccaggaCTCAATTGAGACTTGATGGGTTAGAAGACGCACGGGTGTTAGAAGATGAAACCAATGACCGTTTGGCAGACAAACATGGATGTCCTGCATACGTTAGTCCAGAAATTCTTCATTCTAACGAAACATACTCAGGTCGAGCAGCTGATATCTGGAGTTTGGGAGTCATGCTCTACACGATGCTAGTCGGACGTTACCCATTTCACGATTCTGATCCGAGTACACTATTTAGTAAAATCCGTAAAGGCCAGTACAGTATTCCTCCAATGTTGTCGGTGAAGGCTAAATGTCTTATTAAAAGTCTGTTACGTCGAGACCCAGAAGACAGACTGACGGCCGGAGATGCTCTCCAGCATCCATGGATCAATGGGAAACAGTCACCTGGTTTTATGACAATCTTGGATCACAAACATAGTGATCAAACTGTTCCGAGCGTAGTATTTAATGGAGAAGAAGAAGAGTTCTTTCTCTAGAACAATATTGTCGTAAAGCATTCAGTTGAATTTCAAGCGCCagtgtttatttttgtttatttatttggagtgacttttattgaaatataaagacGATCTCTGTCGAAAAAAGACAGCTACGGGTAGAAACGATTATTAAGAACGAACTTTGAATGGTTGTTAACTGACATTCTGTCCATGTTTTAATGGCAGCTTTATAATCTAGGAAAAAactttataaatgattttaataGCAAAAGTTTTTGATTGTGCAATGCTGGTATGCTGAGCACAGCTCTGCACTTTAATACATGGTTGTTTTTTATTACACTTGGTCTGAATTTACTGTGATAAGCTGCACAATTTGGTCAATGAGTGTTGATACAGTAGATTGCTGGTTAGAACAAGTAGAAAAATTGAGAATGAGAGGATAAAAATTTGAGTGATTTATTTTACAGTCAAGTTGGACCAAGTGTAATTTTAAAGCAATAGAAGTTTCAAAGAAGTATGTATTAtgaaagtgtattttttttttttttaaagatttcatgTGTGAATGGTGCCATTTGTAATCATTCATCCAAAGTCCATCCAATTCACATTGTTTATATGTTTTTCATTGTGTATGCTCAATCCAGAGTGATTAATATACATTTAAGTGTGCTTGTATTCATTGTATGTGTAGTGATGATTGTTTGTTTagaagtgtgtgtgtgtgtttacgaactttaaaagtttttatttattcCAGTTGCCATTTTCTAATCACAATCAATTTGTATACATGTGCTTTATAACagaaacaaaatttgaaattaagacAGGGTCGTCATGTTTTCATGATGCAAGCGTAACTTAATGAATTTGATCAAATGCTTAAAAAGAATTCCCAACTATGAAGTTCAGAAAACAAAGATCTAAgtgtatttattttatgaaagattgaaatataattttttgtgtgtgtttgtcaAAAATGAGTTTTTTTCATTGCTGACCATTCTTCCATGAAGATTATATTTCATGTGTGAAATTGATTAGTAAATGTGACTTAAATGAACTGTCCGTCATCACACAGGAGTGACTGTTTATTGGTTTTGTATTATAATATTCATACAATATTAATTTATACTTGTGTTGATGTTATTGTTACTAGAAATGTTATAAAAGGAACAGCCATGTCTATTTCACATAGATTTTTGGAGTTTCtaataaaatacacaaaacaaaatatttgtttcttgtCTGATTACATATTCTTTATTAGCACAATTTTCTTACAACactattttgtttgaaaaaaatgaaggATATAGATAGAACAAACTGTTGgacttcgacaatgagcaaaatcaCATACCTTCccttgtacatgtagtataaagcttttaaaaaaaaatcagcacacaaatgtaaaacaattcaaaagataaaTCTTACATCCTGgttttaaaaacaatctaaaccaaaaaaaaaaaaccaaacacccAAAATGCAGACTTTGATGGACAAAAACTAAGCTTCTGGTTTggtaaatacatacaaaagtatGTTGCACCATTGGGATCTTCGTGTATGTTAATGTTCAACTGTTTACCACAGTAGAACAATTGTTCACACTAAGTTAAAACTATAAAATTACTAAACATGGTAAATGAATTGAAGGCTTGGTTAGTCTGGAGTAGTTCATAACACAAGAAAGGCAGAGTACCATAACAAGAGAGCCCACAGTATGTAaattttgccactggacgttcagTAAACAATAATCAATACAtctttgaatatataaatatagatgaATGCTTCTCTGCACTATATAGTCTTGGATTGTTATGTGGACCAACGTCCGAACCCAAATCTTTGGGATCTTGACCTTTTAGATTATTTACTGAACGGGTAaacgtaaacatggtaaatgtaaAAAAGGTGAAAATGTTGACGCTGAATTACAATTTCATGGTTCAGGAAAAGAAGCTTATCTTGTAGTCAAATGTGTCTGCAAAAAGCTTAATtaattttacatattatgtcaTACATTTGGACTGACATTGTTCACAACGTCACTCAAACGTATCAAATCTCTTAGTTGAATATTATTCTGACCGATACACCTCAATACGCCAGAAGACAGCGAGCGATTGGTTGTTACTTGTTTAACGTTCAATGAGTGAAAAATATTTCGTGCATATTGAGTACAAGAAAGATTTCACAAAGTTCGGTTGATATGGTGACCAGTCACCTATAAAAATATGAGATATATGGTCTTCGTCTTCGTCGGATAAAAATCGAACTTATATAAATCAGTATCAATACATCTGATTTCCTATTTAGGACTGAAAACATCCCAACGGAAACCTGTTACTGTTTGAAAATAGAACTATTATAAGACCCTTAcaaaaagtttcaaaatcaatcaaagtcttGTCGATAAACCAGTATACAagcacttgcataaggtcgatttctatccgacgcagccgTCATATATTATAAATAGCTAAGGAAGTTGAAGACACGAAAATGAAAATGGATCACCAAGTTATGAAATTGGAACAGGATCTTACAGACGAGATATGTCGCTGTTAAAGATAATATAAGGAGAATACACATAAATATCCTTTTATAAATAGGTCGTTTAAAGAAATAAAGGTTTCATTTTCCCGGTAGTTATAGACACGATAACTTTAAGAAATGGATATATGTTTTGTTTCGTAGTTGTAaacatttataaagttttaaaattcaaTGGTTTAAAAGTATGaaagtaaatttgatattttgtgttCACAAGAAGAAGGGAACCCAatgatatcttatttttttagtgTGAGAAATTTTTATTGCGTGAAAAGGTAAATATGAACAAGTTACGGtttcatatatttctttaaaaatacaTTGAAAGAAAACCACAATTAAAGTGTTTTTAACTATTTTCTTGTGGTGTGTAAGGGTTAATCACAATCCCACTTAGTAGAAAACCAatgtctttaatatatataataatctttattgcaaaaaacatgaaaccctgacgggttaaaatgcaaacatagtACAATGTATACACAAGTGACAAGACACATAACTATAcatgataaatgtttttaaaaagtgaagttgatattaataacatatatctatatatagatgTATATAATAATTGACCAATGTGGACCTTATTTTCGCAATTCCATAGATTGCTTTATATAGTCTACAACACTAGACAAAATATCTTTATTGGGATCTAGAATAGTTTTAAGTTTAGAGTTTGAGTCAAGCTGGTTAAAATTAGGATAATGGGTTTTAATAGAAGATGTAACAGCATCTATACTATTACTAAAAATCGTGATTTACAACCCAATATCAATATCGATGCATGGCCTCTTAGAAAATAATCTGCACTGAAATAATCATACATGCATTATAAGCAGCAATTTTTAAAAGGTGGGGTTCCCAACCGACCAGGAAAAAGGGGATGGTGGGTTctaaccatatgtccccattcaaattatttatacattgatggtatatatataaaaaagagggGGTTACAAACCCCGGAACACCCCTTCACCACCAGCCACTGTTAGAGGTCGTCAATTCTTTGACTTTAATATAACTCTCTTTTTATATTGCGTCCTCGGGTTCTAAATATTTCACTATTTAAAGTGAAGTAAATGCGATCATACCTGCTTTCATTTCACGTGAAAAAGGTGGGAGAATTAACTCTcaagtcaattttttttcaattgccaTAGAGGCAACCAATCTTATTGCATGACTATGGAAGTTCCCCAATGGTAAACAAAATACTCAACAAATGAATGgtatcatatttttaattttagcatCTATAGAAGCCAGTGAAATACAATACatttagcaaaacttttaggaattttagtcctcaatgctcttcaacttcgtactttatttgacttttttatttttttgggattcgagcgtcattgatgagtcttgtgtagacgaaacgcgcaccTAAAAATCAGCAGTTATAAAAGCATCGCCGTTTTTtatcgagcctgcgacttttgccGCAGAaactcaacatagggatagtgatctggcggcggcggTGGCGGCGTTAGATCACTTCTTAAACGCTTTAtgttttagaaggtggaagacctagatgctttatactttgtatatggattcctcatgttacgaagtttccgtcagtcacatgtccaatgtccttgacctcattttcagggttcattgaCTACTTGAAaatagttaagattttttgtaatgttaaattctctcttattattagtaataggataactatatttggaatgtgaataccttgcaaggtcatcatgcccatcagacagttttcacttgccCTCGATCTCATTTAATGGATCCGTGAACAAGGtttagttttggtggtcaagtttatatctcagatactataagcaataagtctagtatattctgtgtatggaaggactgtaaggtgtacatgtccaactgtcaGGTTtctattttcatggttcagtggttataaataagtttttatacgaccgcaaaaattttaattttttggtcgtatattgctatcacgttggcgtcgtcgtctgcgtcgtcgtcgtcgtcgtcgtcgtccgaatacttttagttttcgcactctaattttagtaaaagtgaatagaaatcaatgaaattttaacataaggtttatgaccacaaaaggaaggttgggattgattttgggagttttggtcccaacattttaggaattaggggccaaaaagggcccaaataagcattttcttg
This window contains:
- the LOC139499587 gene encoding tribbles homolog 2-like, which produces MSVTRSRPRLQIPSHGPRKKTDHFDISFNLVPGNLSPDLQPSSPQPKFPEKYSPQNVSKIGRYLLLGQIEGDAYKAVNWQNNEEYICKVFPITRYREILAAYWQVDCHENLSSISEIILGETKAYVIFEKHYGDLHSYVRQRKRLKEEEAHRLFEQIVSAVEYCHSNGIVLRDLKLRKFVFKNPERTQLRLDGLEDARVLEDETNDRLADKHGCPAYVSPEILHSNETYSGRAADIWSLGVMLYTMLVGRYPFHDSDPSTLFSKIRKGQYSIPPMLSVKAKCLIKSLLRRDPEDRLTAGDALQHPWINGKQSPGFMTILDHKHSDQTVPSVVFNGEEEEFFL